The following proteins come from a genomic window of Halorussus halophilus:
- a CDS encoding substrate-binding domain-containing protein has product MTEQRSRRRFLQATGALGVAGLAGCMGGGQSGDGTTESGGDTNGSDSGTTNADLSGSMTIFHAGSLAPPFSAAEPKFEDEYGVQVNREAKGSVDSTKKITNIGRKADVLGVSDFRLIRDMVVPDYGSWYAIFATNAMSLQYREDSPGADEISEDNWWEVLARDDVTIGHSDPAADPGGYRAVMAQQLGKEKFEGERLYDEQTYQKLRENSTVPTGTETKLEGQLKAGKLDYAFYYRSIASTSDMPKIDLQPEVDLSKFSTKYAEHYAKATVEAGGNTYKGAPIAYGITVPSVAKAPDLGARWVEYMITDPGHKILKNKGLIPKQPAVVTKDGDVPDRVAAHAEAKTSVGPLEL; this is encoded by the coding sequence ATGACGGAACAACGCTCTCGACGGCGATTCTTGCAAGCGACTGGCGCTCTCGGCGTCGCCGGACTCGCTGGCTGCATGGGTGGCGGCCAGAGCGGCGACGGGACGACGGAGTCCGGTGGCGATACGAACGGGTCCGACTCCGGTACCACGAACGCCGACCTCTCGGGGTCGATGACTATCTTCCACGCGGGGAGTCTCGCGCCGCCGTTCAGCGCGGCCGAACCGAAGTTCGAAGACGAGTACGGCGTGCAGGTCAACCGAGAAGCGAAAGGGTCGGTCGATTCGACGAAGAAAATCACGAACATCGGCCGTAAGGCGGACGTACTCGGCGTCTCGGACTTCCGCCTGATTCGGGACATGGTGGTTCCCGACTACGGGAGTTGGTACGCTATCTTCGCCACCAACGCGATGTCGCTCCAGTACCGCGAAGACTCGCCCGGAGCAGACGAGATCAGCGAGGACAACTGGTGGGAAGTCCTCGCGCGCGACGACGTGACCATCGGCCACAGCGACCCCGCGGCCGACCCCGGCGGCTATCGCGCCGTGATGGCCCAGCAGTTGGGGAAAGAGAAGTTCGAGGGCGAGCGACTCTACGACGAGCAGACCTACCAGAAACTCCGAGAGAACTCGACAGTCCCGACCGGCACCGAGACCAAGCTAGAGGGACAACTGAAGGCCGGAAAGCTCGACTATGCGTTCTACTACCGCTCTATCGCCTCGACCTCCGACATGCCGAAAATCGACCTCCAGCCCGAAGTGGACCTCTCGAAGTTCTCCACGAAGTACGCCGAACACTACGCGAAGGCGACGGTCGAGGCTGGCGGAAACACCTACAAGGGTGCGCCAATCGCCTACGGCATCACCGTGCCGAGCGTCGCGAAAGCCCCCGACCTGGGCGCGCGCTGGGTCGAGTACATGATCACCGACCCCGGTCACAAGATTCTGAAGAACAAGGGTCTCATCCCGAAGCAACCCGCCGTGGTCACGAAGGACGGCGACGTGCCCGACCGAGTCGCGGCCCACGCAGAGGCAAAAACTTCTGTGGGTCCGCTCGAACTGTAA
- a CDS encoding ABC transporter permease yields the protein MSADTTTSTDNTTSAERRAVPASVGKGTTVLAVLTVQLVAFAVAFSLGYPGVYAVFAVLSAAALAVAHNRGTFGLAAATLGTVLLVALGLPLLLLVARQDPALVAEMAADPSVQQALYLSVYAPLLAALASVAFGVPLALVLARGFPGKTLVESLVDLPLVVPHSVAGLAILFGFGKGGAFPQLKILGTMLGMVLAMTFVSAPFAVNAAREAFESVDTRVEWAARTLGANRFETFRRVTAPLAWRGVLTGGVLAWARAVSEFGAVAIVAYSVDFFYPPKGEITGQHAPVFIYNTYLSSGLEESGAVATLLLGLSAIIFLLVRTIAYDDGGWP from the coding sequence GTGAGCGCGGACACGACGACTTCGACGGACAACACCACCTCGGCGGAGCGGCGCGCGGTCCCGGCGAGCGTCGGCAAGGGAACTACCGTTCTCGCCGTGCTGACCGTGCAACTCGTCGCCTTCGCGGTGGCGTTCTCGCTCGGCTACCCCGGCGTGTACGCAGTCTTCGCCGTCCTCTCGGCGGCCGCGCTGGCGGTCGCGCATAACCGCGGCACGTTCGGACTCGCGGCGGCGACGTTAGGGACGGTGCTACTCGTCGCGCTCGGACTCCCGCTCCTGTTGCTCGTCGCGCGCCAAGACCCCGCGCTCGTCGCGGAGATGGCCGCCGACCCGTCGGTCCAGCAGGCGCTCTACCTCTCGGTGTACGCCCCGCTGCTCGCGGCGCTGGCGAGCGTCGCCTTCGGCGTGCCGCTGGCGCTCGTCCTCGCTCGCGGGTTCCCCGGAAAGACGCTCGTCGAGAGCCTCGTCGATTTACCGCTCGTCGTTCCCCACAGCGTCGCTGGCCTCGCTATCCTCTTCGGGTTCGGCAAAGGTGGCGCGTTCCCGCAGTTGAAGATTCTCGGCACGATGCTCGGCATGGTACTGGCGATGACGTTCGTCTCCGCGCCGTTCGCCGTCAACGCCGCTCGCGAGGCCTTCGAGTCGGTCGATACTCGCGTCGAGTGGGCCGCTCGAACCTTGGGCGCGAACCGCTTCGAGACGTTCCGGCGCGTGACGGCACCGCTGGCGTGGCGCGGCGTCTTGACTGGTGGTGTCCTCGCGTGGGCGAGAGCGGTCTCGGAGTTCGGTGCAGTCGCCATCGTCGCCTACAGCGTCGATTTCTTCTACCCGCCGAAGGGCGAGATTACGGGCCAGCACGCGCCGGTGTTCATCTACAACACCTACCTCTCGTCGGGCCTCGAAGAGAGCGGCGCAGTCGCGACGCTCCTGCTCGGACTCTCCGCGATTATCTTCCTGCTCGTTCGAACGATTGCGTACGATGACGGAGGGTGGCCATGA
- a CDS encoding ABC transporter ATP-binding protein: MTFDIDIAAAFTAEGADRFEVTADLSVPAGETLVALGPSGSGKSLLLETIAGFHDHEGTVALDGEDLTDRSPEDRGLGFVFQDYALFPHLTVRENVAFGARYHEIRNPDELLSEFGVSDLAERYPPTLSGGESQRVALARALAVRPDAFLLDEPLSALDVPTRATLRELLADVLADETAVYVTHNRTTARVLADRIAVVHDGEIVQTGTPEAVFERPESPFVARFTGANCLELDDGILDTPGDSLDFESGSHLTIRPEHVALGAAAPDFTAPVERVLREDGRCRVVCSVGDQRLDAYAADPPEGERVGVALPRERVTVLRS; the protein is encoded by the coding sequence GTGACCTTCGACATCGACATCGCTGCCGCGTTCACCGCCGAGGGCGCAGACCGCTTCGAAGTCACGGCCGACCTCTCGGTTCCGGCGGGTGAAACGCTGGTCGCGCTGGGGCCGAGTGGGTCGGGCAAGAGCCTCCTACTCGAAACGATTGCGGGCTTCCACGACCACGAGGGCACCGTCGCGCTGGACGGCGAGGACCTGACCGACAGATCCCCTGAAGACCGCGGTTTGGGCTTCGTCTTCCAAGACTACGCGCTCTTCCCGCACCTCACGGTTCGGGAGAACGTCGCGTTCGGCGCGCGCTATCACGAGATTCGAAATCCGGACGAACTACTCTCGGAGTTCGGCGTCTCGGACCTCGCCGAGCGGTATCCGCCGACTCTCTCCGGCGGCGAGAGCCAGCGCGTCGCGCTGGCGCGGGCGCTCGCGGTTCGCCCCGACGCGTTCCTCTTGGACGAACCGCTGTCGGCGCTCGACGTGCCAACCCGCGCGACGCTCCGTGAACTGCTCGCGGACGTGCTGGCCGACGAAACTGCGGTGTACGTCACGCACAACCGGACGACTGCGCGCGTCCTCGCGGACCGCATCGCCGTGGTTCACGACGGCGAAATCGTCCAGACCGGAACGCCCGAAGCGGTGTTCGAACGCCCCGAATCACCGTTCGTCGCCCGGTTCACGGGTGCGAACTGCCTCGAACTGGACGACGGAATTCTCGACACACCGGGTGACTCGCTGGACTTCGAGTCTGGGTCGCACCTGACGATTCGGCCCGAACACGTCGCGCTCGGTGCGGCCGCCCCCGACTTCACCGCGCCCGTTGAGCGCGTGCTCCGGGAAGACGGCCGCTGTCGCGTCGTCTGTTCGGTCGGCGACCAGCGACTCGACGCCTACGCGGCCGACCCACCGGAGGGCGAGCGTGTTGGCGTCGCACTGCCGCGCGAGCGCGTGACCGTCCTCCGGTCTTGA
- a CDS encoding LEA type 2 family protein: protein MSLVGGTLGKIATVLVVGMVVTTVGLGAALSTGTLSTTPPSVESIENEWGEVSADRTEIRTTIAVNNPNKVSIPGVAGVSYEVAMNDVTLANGKSGGVGLSPGRNELTLTTGIDNQQIPSWWASHINNGEETTVSISPKIRAVGISQSVPTQKQTFSTDLLASFNSQSGQPVQVGNRTLLTVESTSASWGHATESETPLNFAGTVRNPNDSPLKFSKIGYTVRMNDVTVAEGTTDEGVEVAARSTETIRINSTLDNGKLDEWWVSHIENDERTRLDVQAFAVVETDEGTQRVPLPFLSKAVVFETDVLGGGQATTRAVSGEAGMGFEPPTVETMESDWGASGEDTKFSTRVVVNNPNGDDSSASEVGLDAAYTVSLNDVTLVEDETNATLGPGRNELTFASDVPRERIQRWWVSHVNNGEQTKLRTDSSVRADLGFATVPVELPEREQTFETDMLAGFETTEQRVEIRGRHVATFGDMQSRWGEATFERTPMLVTGEVQNERSRPLEIVKFGYQVEMNDVVLADNATKVGTTVPGQSTRRIETTGYLDNAKIGDWWVSHLENGERSELSVTYYAVVEYRGQRHRVALDSMSYTDTIETNAFGTSGQ, encoded by the coding sequence GTGAGTCTGGTCGGCGGGACGCTCGGCAAGATTGCGACCGTCCTCGTCGTCGGGATGGTCGTCACGACGGTCGGACTCGGGGCGGCGCTCTCGACGGGCACCCTCTCGACGACGCCGCCGAGCGTCGAGTCGATAGAGAACGAGTGGGGCGAGGTGTCGGCCGACCGGACCGAGATTCGGACGACGATTGCGGTGAACAACCCGAACAAAGTCTCGATTCCCGGCGTCGCGGGGGTCTCCTACGAGGTGGCGATGAACGACGTGACGCTCGCGAACGGGAAGAGCGGCGGCGTCGGCTTGTCCCCAGGGCGAAACGAACTGACGCTGACGACCGGTATCGACAACCAACAGATTCCGTCGTGGTGGGCGAGCCACATCAACAACGGCGAGGAGACGACGGTCTCCATCTCGCCGAAGATTCGCGCGGTGGGCATTTCCCAGTCGGTTCCGACCCAGAAGCAGACTTTCTCGACGGACCTGCTGGCGTCGTTCAACAGCCAGTCCGGCCAACCGGTGCAAGTCGGTAACCGAACCCTGCTGACCGTCGAATCGACGAGCGCGTCGTGGGGGCACGCGACCGAATCGGAGACGCCGCTGAACTTCGCTGGTACGGTTCGAAACCCGAACGACTCCCCGCTGAAGTTCTCGAAGATCGGCTACACCGTGCGGATGAACGACGTGACCGTCGCCGAGGGAACGACCGACGAGGGCGTCGAAGTCGCCGCCCGAAGTACCGAGACGATTCGCATCAACTCGACGCTGGACAACGGCAAACTCGACGAGTGGTGGGTCAGCCACATCGAGAACGACGAGCGAACGCGCCTCGACGTGCAGGCGTTCGCCGTGGTCGAGACCGACGAGGGGACTCAGCGAGTGCCGCTGCCGTTCCTCAGCAAAGCCGTCGTCTTCGAGACGGACGTCCTCGGCGGCGGTCAGGCGACGACACGCGCAGTCTCCGGTGAGGCTGGCATGGGCTTCGAACCACCCACCGTCGAGACGATGGAGAGCGACTGGGGCGCCAGCGGCGAGGACACGAAGTTCTCTACGCGCGTGGTCGTGAACAATCCAAACGGTGACGACTCGTCGGCCAGCGAAGTCGGTCTCGACGCGGCTTACACCGTCTCTCTCAACGACGTAACGCTCGTGGAAGACGAGACGAACGCGACGCTGGGACCGGGCCGAAACGAACTGACCTTCGCCAGCGACGTGCCCCGCGAGCGCATCCAGCGGTGGTGGGTGAGCCACGTCAACAACGGCGAGCAGACGAAGCTTCGAACCGACTCCAGCGTCCGCGCCGATCTCGGATTCGCGACCGTTCCCGTCGAGTTGCCCGAGCGCGAACAGACCTTCGAGACGGACATGCTGGCAGGCTTCGAGACGACCGAACAGCGCGTCGAGATTCGAGGCCGACACGTCGCTACCTTCGGCGACATGCAATCTCGCTGGGGCGAGGCGACGTTCGAACGCACGCCGATGCTCGTCACCGGCGAAGTGCAGAACGAGCGGAGTCGCCCGCTCGAAATCGTGAAGTTCGGCTACCAGGTCGAGATGAACGACGTGGTGCTGGCGGACAACGCGACCAAAGTCGGGACGACGGTGCCCGGTCAATCGACGCGCCGAATCGAGACGACGGGCTACCTCGACAACGCGAAGATTGGCGACTGGTGGGTGAGCCACCTCGAAAACGGCGAACGCTCGGAACTGTCGGTGACCTACTACGCCGTCGTAGAGTATCGCGGCCAACGCCACCGCGTCGCGCTCGACTCGATGAGCTACACCGACACCATCGAGACGAACGCATTCGGCACGAGCGGCCAGTAG
- a CDS encoding DUF7384 family protein produces MPESLQTDPASVVADADVLVADLFVGGAAREAMDLVRAHTWVELVASDALLDDAEAVISELATADLATAWRERIEDLRVPVDHPEGDHPALASAYRGRVAHLLSYDDDLRGGKASAAFGSRLNLSVKTPEGFARLFDPESLYEVVEGGEYPGPDCDPRS; encoded by the coding sequence ATGCCTGAAAGCCTACAAACCGACCCCGCGAGCGTCGTCGCAGACGCCGACGTACTCGTCGCGGACCTCTTCGTCGGGGGTGCGGCCCGCGAGGCCATGGATCTCGTTCGCGCACACACGTGGGTCGAACTCGTCGCCAGTGACGCCCTGCTGGACGATGCCGAAGCCGTCATTTCAGAACTCGCCACGGCCGACCTCGCAACCGCGTGGCGCGAGCGAATCGAGGACCTGCGCGTGCCGGTTGACCATCCCGAAGGCGACCACCCCGCGCTGGCGAGTGCGTATCGTGGCCGGGTCGCACATCTCCTGAGCTACGACGACGACCTTCGAGGAGGCAAGGCCAGCGCGGCGTTCGGGTCGCGGCTGAACCTGAGCGTCAAGACGCCGGAAGGCTTCGCACGCCTGTTCGACCCTGAGAGCCTCTACGAGGTCGTGGAAGGTGGCGAGTACCCCGGCCCGGACTGCGACCCCCGGAGCTGA
- a CDS encoding XTP/dITP diphosphatase gives MTIRFVTSNAGKVEEAREYLTDEVEQINYDYTEIQSDDLGEIAVAGAKEAYEGTDSDEPVLVDDAGLFVEALGGFPGPYSSYVEDTVGVERVWKLAEREENRRAYFRCVVAYYDGETAETFDGSVPGRMVAPRGEGGFGYDPIFEHEGQTLAEMSTEQKNAISHRGRALAKFADWLAERGE, from the coding sequence ATGACCATCCGGTTCGTCACCAGCAACGCGGGAAAAGTCGAGGAGGCCCGCGAGTATCTGACCGACGAAGTCGAGCAAATCAACTACGACTACACCGAGATTCAGAGCGACGACCTCGGAGAAATCGCCGTCGCTGGCGCGAAAGAAGCCTACGAGGGAACCGACAGCGACGAACCGGTCTTGGTAGACGACGCGGGACTGTTCGTCGAAGCTCTCGGTGGTTTTCCGGGACCGTATTCCTCCTACGTCGAGGACACGGTGGGCGTCGAGCGCGTCTGGAAATTGGCAGAACGAGAGGAGAACCGCCGTGCGTACTTCCGCTGCGTGGTCGCCTACTACGACGGCGAGACAGCGGAGACGTTCGACGGGTCGGTGCCGGGGCGAATGGTCGCACCGCGCGGTGAGGGCGGCTTCGGCTACGACCCCATCTTCGAACACGAGGGCCAGACGTTGGCGGAGATGAGTACCGAACAGAAGAACGCGATTTCCCATCGTGGGCGTGCGCTGGCGAAGTTCGCTGACTGGCTGGCGGAGCGAGGAGAATGA
- the tmk gene encoding dTMP kinase yields MLITLEGLDGSGKTTVWEVLREEYPEFVFTREPTDTWYGDAVNRSMGDDDADPVAELFLFTADHAAHLADTVRPALEAGNIVVSDRYSDSRYAYQAVSIDDAVPRPLEYIRGVHQPWTRPPDATIYLDVDPETGAARSGATNKFEQAAYLSQVQQNYERLMKAEPERFVKVDATQSPEEVLDSVIDVFGRLLEEHDDFAPDE; encoded by the coding sequence ATGCTCATCACTCTGGAGGGACTCGACGGGAGTGGGAAGACGACGGTCTGGGAGGTGCTCCGAGAGGAGTACCCCGAGTTCGTCTTCACCCGCGAGCCGACCGACACGTGGTACGGTGACGCCGTGAACCGCTCTATGGGCGACGACGACGCCGACCCCGTGGCGGAACTGTTTCTCTTCACCGCCGACCACGCGGCTCATCTCGCAGACACCGTTCGCCCCGCGCTCGAAGCCGGGAACATCGTCGTCTCGGACAGATATTCTGACTCCCGGTACGCCTATCAGGCGGTCAGCATCGACGACGCGGTGCCGCGTCCCCTCGAATACATCCGCGGCGTCCACCAGCCGTGGACCCGCCCGCCGGACGCGACGATTTACTTGGACGTGGACCCCGAGACGGGCGCAGCGCGAAGCGGCGCGACGAACAAGTTCGAGCAAGCCGCCTACCTGAGTCAGGTCCAGCAGAACTACGAGCGACTGATGAAAGCCGAACCGGAGCGGTTCGTCAAAGTGGACGCCACCCAGTCGCCCGAGGAAGTTCTCGACTCGGTCATCGACGTGTTCGGCCGACTGCTCGAAGAACACGACGACTTCGCACCGGACGAGTAA
- a CDS encoding complex I NDUFA9 subunit family protein — protein sequence MNILVAGGTGFIGRHLSTVLDERGHDVTAMSRHPDEGNLPSSVERVQGDVTDYDSIEGAFEDQDVVVNFVSLSPLYKPTGGKSHMEVHLGGTQNVVEAAETHDVRKLVQISALGADPEGPTAYIRAKGQAERVVEDSDLAYTIFRPSVVFGDGGEFVGFTKKLTTPYVTGLPGGGKTRFQPIWVEDFAPILADGCGEEHDGETYEIGGPQVLTMAEVAKLAYRADGKSLTVVPVPMPLAKIALSAAGPVPFVPFGSDQYRSLKFDNTVSHNDLDAFGVEASELTTLAEYLGVKGLA from the coding sequence ATGAACATTTTAGTTGCCGGAGGGACCGGCTTCATCGGTAGACACCTCTCGACCGTACTGGACGAGCGAGGCCACGACGTGACGGCCATGTCTCGACACCCCGACGAAGGAAACCTGCCGTCGAGCGTCGAGCGCGTGCAGGGCGACGTAACCGACTACGACTCCATCGAAGGAGCGTTTGAGGACCAAGACGTAGTCGTCAACTTCGTTTCGCTGTCCCCGCTGTACAAGCCTACTGGCGGCAAGTCTCACATGGAGGTCCACCTCGGCGGCACCCAGAACGTCGTCGAGGCCGCCGAAACCCACGACGTGCGAAAACTCGTCCAGATAAGCGCGCTCGGCGCAGACCCGGAGGGTCCGACCGCGTACATCCGAGCGAAGGGGCAGGCCGAGCGAGTCGTGGAAGATTCGGACCTCGCGTACACCATCTTCCGGCCCTCTGTCGTCTTCGGCGACGGCGGCGAGTTCGTCGGCTTCACGAAGAAACTCACGACGCCGTACGTCACCGGACTGCCGGGCGGCGGAAAGACCCGCTTCCAACCGATTTGGGTCGAAGACTTCGCTCCCATCCTCGCCGACGGCTGTGGGGAAGAACACGACGGCGAGACCTACGAAATCGGCGGCCCACAAGTGTTGACGATGGCCGAAGTAGCGAAACTCGCCTATCGAGCGGACGGGAAGTCGTTGACGGTCGTTCCGGTGCCGATGCCGCTGGCGAAAATCGCGCTGAGTGCCGCGGGCCCGGTTCCGTTCGTCCCGTTCGGGAGCGACCAATATCGTTCGCTCAAGTTCGACAACACCGTGTCACACAATGACTTGGACGCGTTCGGCGTCGAAGCGTCGGAACTGACGACGCTGGCGGAGTATCTCGGCGTCAAAGGTCTCGCCTGA
- a CDS encoding tubulin/FtsZ family protein has translation MKLAMIGFGQAGGKIVDKFLEYDERTGSGIVREAVAVNSAKADLMGLDNVPQDNRVLIGQSRVKGHGVGADNELGAEIAEEDIDEIQGAIDNIPVHEVDAFLIVAGMGGGTGSGGAPVLAKHVKRIYTEPVYGLGILPGSDEGGIYTLNAARSFQTFVREVDNLMVFDNDSWRQSGESVESGYAEINEEIVRRFGILFGAGEIDGSDEVAESVVDSSEIINTLAGGGVSTIGYAAEEVENSNSGGGLLSRFTGGDDDGSMDSANTTNRITSLVRKAALGRLTLPCEIEGTERALLVMSGPPQHLNRKGIERGRKWLEEQTGSMEVRGGDYPVRDSQFVASVILLSGVNNVPRVKELQEIAIEAQDNIDEIQQESEENLESLVEDDDDELEPLF, from the coding sequence ATGAAGCTCGCAATGATAGGGTTCGGGCAGGCCGGTGGGAAGATTGTCGACAAATTCCTCGAGTACGACGAACGTACTGGCAGCGGTATCGTTCGTGAAGCCGTCGCGGTGAACTCCGCGAAGGCCGACTTGATGGGTCTCGACAACGTTCCCCAGGACAATCGCGTCCTTATCGGTCAATCCCGGGTCAAAGGTCACGGTGTGGGGGCAGACAACGAACTCGGCGCGGAAATCGCCGAAGAAGACATCGACGAAATTCAGGGAGCGATAGACAACATCCCTGTCCACGAGGTAGACGCGTTCCTCATCGTCGCTGGGATGGGCGGTGGCACGGGGTCGGGCGGTGCGCCAGTCCTCGCAAAGCACGTCAAGCGAATCTACACCGAACCGGTGTACGGGCTTGGAATCCTCCCAGGCAGCGACGAGGGTGGCATCTACACGCTGAACGCGGCCCGCTCGTTCCAAACGTTCGTCCGCGAAGTGGACAACCTGATGGTGTTCGACAACGACTCGTGGAGACAGTCTGGGGAGTCTGTCGAAAGCGGTTACGCCGAAATCAACGAGGAAATCGTCCGCCGATTCGGTATCCTCTTCGGTGCTGGCGAAATCGACGGGAGCGACGAAGTCGCAGAGAGCGTCGTTGACTCCAGCGAAATCATCAACACGCTCGCTGGCGGTGGCGTTTCGACCATCGGCTACGCGGCCGAAGAAGTCGAGAACAGCAACTCCGGCGGCGGCCTCCTCTCCCGATTCACAGGCGGCGACGACGACGGTTCGATGGACTCTGCGAACACGACCAACCGAATCACGAGTCTGGTCCGCAAGGCCGCACTCGGTCGACTCACCTTGCCCTGCGAAATCGAGGGCACCGAGCGTGCCCTGCTCGTCATGAGCGGTCCGCCGCAGCACCTCAATCGGAAAGGGATAGAGCGCGGGCGGAAATGGCTCGAAGAGCAGACCGGTTCGATGGAAGTCCGCGGTGGCGACTACCCCGTTCGGGACTCCCAGTTCGTCGCCAGCGTCATCCTGCTGTCGGGCGTGAACAACGTCCCACGAGTCAAAGAACTGCAGGAAATCGCCATCGAGGCACAGGACAACATCGACGAAATTCAGCAAGAGAGCGAAGAGAACCTCGAAAGTCTCGTGGAGGACGACGACGATGAACTTGAACCGCTGTTCTAA
- the cofC gene encoding 2-phospho-L-lactate guanylyltransferase: MKVVVPYAAHEPKTRLAGTLSEAERAAFAEAMLADVLDAIRATGHDPKILSTAPLETDFDATVRTDDRPLSPAINAVLADADEPVAIVMADLALATPDALSRLFDTDADVAVAPGRGGGTNALVVRHDEFRVDYHGASYLDHRQAARDVDATVEVVDSHRLATDVDERADLAEVLLHGEGRAVDWLREAGFSLLVDDGRVEVARE; encoded by the coding sequence ATGAAGGTCGTCGTGCCGTACGCCGCTCACGAACCCAAAACCCGCCTCGCTGGCACCCTCTCGGAAGCGGAGCGTGCGGCGTTCGCAGAAGCAATGTTGGCCGACGTGCTGGACGCGATTCGGGCGACTGGACACGACCCCAAGATCCTCTCCACGGCACCACTGGAGACCGACTTCGACGCCACAGTTCGAACAGACGACCGACCGCTCTCGCCCGCGATAAACGCTGTTCTCGCCGATGCAGACGAACCAGTGGCAATCGTCATGGCAGACCTCGCGCTGGCGACGCCCGACGCCCTCTCTCGACTATTCGACACCGACGCTGACGTAGCCGTCGCGCCGGGCCGTGGCGGCGGCACGAACGCGCTGGTCGTGCGCCACGACGAATTCCGCGTCGATTACCACGGCGCGTCGTACCTCGACCACCGGCAGGCCGCCCGCGACGTAGACGCGACCGTCGAGGTGGTCGATTCCCACCGACTGGCGACCGACGTAGACGAACGTGCTGACTTGGCGGAGGTGCTGTTGCACGGCGAGGGTCGTGCGGTAGACTGGTTGCGCGAGGCTGGTTTCTCGCTGTTGGTGGACGACGGCCGGGTCGAGGTCGCTCGGGAGTAG
- the cofG gene encoding 7,8-didemethyl-8-hydroxy-5-deazariboflavin synthase subunit CofG yields the protein MIPGAEKYDVTVAPADEDIDQLLEVTPDDVSAADELSYAKNVFVPLTTACRYTCTYCTYFDPPGEASLLSPEEVRDIVQMGADAGCTEALFTFGDDPDDRYDRIHEQLDSWGHDSIHEYLREVCELTLAEGLLPHSNPGDQTREQMALVADVNASMGVMLETTADVDAHAGRRVKSPGQRLNTIRTAGELGVPFTTGILVGIGEDWHDRAESLLAIRELHERYGHIQEVIVQNVVPNERSQFEKPPVETMRRVVAMARYCLPEEISVQVPPNLSPTRELLDCGVDDLGGVSPVTDDYINPDYAWPALRELTDIAEEAGVPLRERLPVYERFLDATRGGNDDRRWVSERIQRAIEADDDAGERYRAVLATSRGPSA from the coding sequence ATGATTCCGGGGGCCGAGAAGTACGACGTGACCGTCGCACCTGCCGACGAGGACATTGACCAGTTACTCGAAGTTACCCCAGACGATGTCTCTGCCGCCGACGAACTCAGCTACGCGAAGAACGTCTTCGTTCCGCTCACCACCGCCTGCCGGTACACCTGCACCTACTGCACCTACTTCGACCCGCCGGGCGAAGCTTCTCTCCTCTCACCCGAGGAGGTCCGCGACATCGTCCAGATGGGCGCAGACGCCGGATGTACGGAAGCCCTCTTCACGTTCGGCGACGACCCGGACGACCGCTACGACCGAATTCACGAGCAGTTGGACTCGTGGGGCCACGACTCGATTCACGAGTACCTCCGGGAAGTCTGTGAACTCACCTTAGCAGAGGGTCTGCTCCCCCACAGCAACCCCGGCGACCAGACCCGCGAGCAGATGGCGTTGGTCGCTGACGTGAACGCCTCGATGGGCGTGATGCTGGAGACGACGGCGGACGTGGACGCCCACGCTGGCCGCCGAGTCAAGTCGCCCGGCCAGCGACTCAACACGATTCGCACGGCGGGCGAACTCGGCGTGCCGTTCACGACCGGCATTCTCGTGGGCATCGGCGAAGACTGGCACGACCGAGCAGAGAGCCTGCTCGCGATTCGGGAACTCCACGAGCGATACGGTCACATTCAGGAGGTCATCGTGCAGAACGTCGTCCCGAACGAGCGCTCGCAGTTCGAGAAACCGCCCGTCGAGACGATGCGCCGCGTCGTGGCGATGGCCCGGTACTGCCTGCCCGAGGAAATTTCGGTGCAGGTCCCGCCCAACCTCTCGCCGACGCGCGAACTGCTGGACTGCGGCGTGGACGATTTGGGTGGCGTCTCGCCGGTCACGGACGACTACATCAACCCCGACTACGCGTGGCCCGCGCTCCGCGAGTTGACAGACATCGCCGAGGAGGCAGGAGTGCCGCTGCGCGAGCGACTCCCCGTCTACGAGCGGTTTCTGGACGCCACTCGCGGTGGAAACGACGACCGCAGGTGGGTCTCCGAGCGAATCCAGCGGGCAATCGAAGCCGACGACGACGCAGGGGAGCGGTATCGTGCCGTGCTGGCCACGTCACGAGGACCGTCTGCGTAA